One Phoenix dactylifera cultivar Barhee BC4 chromosome 14, palm_55x_up_171113_PBpolish2nd_filt_p, whole genome shotgun sequence DNA window includes the following coding sequences:
- the LOC120113138 gene encoding trans-cinnamate 4-monooxygenase-like, whose translation MDLVLLEKALLGLFAAVTLAIAASKLPGKRFGDDLNHRNRTALAKRFGDIFVLRMGQWNLVVVSSLEMARDVLHTQGVEFGSRTCNVVFDIFTGKGQDMVFTIYGEHWRKVCRIMTVPFFTNKVVQQNRHGWEEEARRVVEDVKAIPNAATELGGHFWRRRWWG comes from the coding sequence ATGGATCTAGTCCTCCTGGAGAAGGCCCTGCTGGGGCTTTTCGCCGCAGTGACACTCGCCATCGCCGCGTCCAAGCTCCCGGGGAAGCGCTTCGGCGACGACCTCAATCATCGAAATCGGACAGCCCTCGCCAAGCGCTTCGGTGACATCTTCGTCCTCCGCATGGGCCAGTGGAACCTTGTCGTGGTCTCGTCACTCGAGATGGCCCGCGATGTCCTGCACACCCAGGGCGTCGAGTTCGGCTCCCGCACCTGCAATGTTGTCTTCGACATCTTCACCGGCAAAGGCCAGGACATGGTCTTCACCATCTACGGCGAGCACTGGCGCAAGGTGTGCCGCATCATGACCGTCCCTTTCTTCACCAACAAGGTCGTGCAGCAGAACCGCCACGGCTGGGAGGAGGAGGCCCGCCGGGTGGTGGAGGACGTCAAGGCCATCCCCAACGCCGCCACCGAGCTGGGTGGACATTTTTGGCGAAGGCGGTGGTGGGGATGA